Proteins co-encoded in one Daphnia carinata strain CSIRO-1 chromosome 3, CSIRO_AGI_Dcar_HiC_V3, whole genome shotgun sequence genomic window:
- the LOC130697394 gene encoding selenoprotein K-like — MVYISAGGQVVQNDGWSIQKVKRTFWNFVDGVLLFFQTLISPASNRRGSRYVTQYGAPGSSGRSQRRIGRPGNVSGVAAPPCGAGGG, encoded by the exons ATGGTTTACATATCAGCAG GTGGACAAGTAGTCCAAAATGATGGTTGGTCAATCCAGAAAGTCAAAAGAACATTCTGGAATTTTGTAGATGGTGTTCTACTCTT TTTCCAGACCCTTATAAGTCCTGCATCAAATCGAAGAGGCAGTAGATATGTTACACAGTATGGCGCACCTGGATCAAG TGGGAGGTCTCAAAGACGTATAGGAAGGCCAGGAAATGTAAGTGGAGTAGCTGCACCTCCTTGTGGAGCTGGAGGAGGATGA
- the LOC130697390 gene encoding uroporphyrinogen-III synthase-like: MAGSSRGIVALFKSMDENSLNDDRYLTLLEENNFTVSLVPTLSFEYRTENLRERLQQPHKYSGIIFTSPRSAESVSQAMADLPCAWKEMRHYCVGIKTGETAINLLGLKNLVGQTCGNAVNLSSLIVEDFQKGCIPLPLLFPCSSLKLDTLPRTLAEHNVPFDIVNSYMTVPHPQLRDFVMQLCQKKPDYLVFFSPSGVSFSLPHLKECGLIANAKNISIGNTTAHALEEAKVGVSRICNKPTPEDLIIALNSLQIK, from the exons ATGGCAGGTAGTTCACGAGGTATAGTTGCTCTATTTAAATCGATGGATGAAAATTCATTAAACGACGACCGCTATTTAACACTTTTGGAAGAGAATAATTTCACGGTAAGTTTGGTGCCTACTCTGTCCTTCGAGTACCGAACAGAAAATCTGCGAGAACGTCTACAACAACCACATAAATATTCAG GAATTATATTCACAAGTCCTAGATCTGCAGAATCCGTTAGCCAGGCAATGGCCGACTTGCCTTGTGCTTGGAAGGAAATGCGACATTACTGTGTCGGCATAAAAACCGGGGAAACAGCTATCAACCTTCTTGGTCTGAAGAATTTGGTTGGACAAACTTGTGGGAATGCCGTTAATCTCAGTTCATTAATAGTAGAAG ATTTTCAGAAGGGTTGCATTCCACTTCCGCTGCTATTCCCTTGTAGTAGCTTGAAGTTGGATACGCTTCCGCGGACACTTGCAGAACATAATGTCCCCTTTGACATTGTAAACAGCTATATGACAGTGCCACATCCTCAACTACGAGATTTTGTCATGCAACTTTGTCAAAAG AAACCTGACTATCTAGTTTTCTTCAGCCCATCCGGTGTAAGTTTTAGTTTACCGCACCTGAAAGAATGTGGATTGATTGCTAATGCCAAA aacaTAAGTATTGGAAATACGACAGCCCATGCACTGGAAGAGGCCAAAGTCGGGGTTAGCCGAATTTGTAACAAACCGACCCCAGAAGATTTGATTATAGCATTAAATTCCTTGCAAATAAAATAG
- the LOC130697388 gene encoding pyridoxal phosphate homeostasis protein-like produces MGIFSCHCQSISSNILKQVSPKICSNRKMMTSLHIKENLEFVRGKMIAASLKRAEEAVAYKTPRLVAVSKTKPVIDVIEAYHAGQRHFGENYIQELAEKSADPKILEKCPEICWHFIGHLQRNKVNKLISVQNLYMIETVDSLKLANALNTSWTKLEKTEKLKIMVQVNTSGEENKSGVPPREASNLTKQIMDDCQGLEVCGLMTIGAYDYDVTLGPNPDFLKLVKCHKEICHTLDIQPESLELSMGMSSDYEHAIELGSTNVRIGSTIFGPRATKH; encoded by the exons ATGGGAATTTTTAGCTGCCACTGCCAGTCCATCAGCTcgaatattttaaaacaagttTCTCCTAAAATTTGTAGTAACAGAAAAATGATGACTTCATTAcacattaaagaaaatctgGAATTTGTGAGAGGAAAAATGATTGCAGCGTCTCTGAAAAGAGCGGAAGAG GCGGTTGCATATAAGACGCCAAGATTAGTAGctgtttcaaaaacaaaaccagtgATTGATGTAATCGAGGCCTACCATGCAGGACAAAGGCATTTTGGAGAAAACTACATCCAGGAATTGGCTGAAAAATCTGCTGATCCAAAA ATTTTGGAGAAATGCCCAGAAATCTGCTGGCATTTTATAGGCCATTTACAACGAAACAAAGTGAACAAACTCATTTCTGTACAAAACTTGTACATGATAGAAACTGTTGATTCACTCAAACTAGCTAATGCGCTGAACACATCTTGGACTAAACTggagaaaactgaaaaactgAAGATCATGGTGCAGGTAAACACCAGTGGTGAAGAGA ATAAAAGTGGAGTCCCACCCAGGGAAGCTAGCAATTTGACAAAGCAAATCATGGATGACTGCCAAGGTTTGGAAGTTTGTGGATTAATGACAATTGGAGCATATGATTATGATGTCACTTTAGGACCTAACCCAGATTTTCTA AAACTGGTCAAATGTCATAAGGAAATCTGCCACACTTTAGACATACAACCAGAATCTTTAGAACTATCTATGGGGATGTCATCTGACTACGAACATGca ATTGAGCTTGGGAGCACAAACGTAAGAATCGGAAGCACTATTTTTGGACCACGAGCAACGAAGCATTAA